Proteins from one Chiloscyllium punctatum isolate Juve2018m chromosome 4, sChiPun1.3, whole genome shotgun sequence genomic window:
- the zbtb1 gene encoding zinc finger and BTB domain-containing protein 1, whose product MPRLSHSEYVLQQLNNQREWGFLCDCCIIINDIYFRAHRAVLTACSSYFRMMFISQQLTGNLSLSNVNISAECFDLILQIMYLGKLVGVPSDFEELRSAMTFLQLYYVPKSLDELQQNDGKAAPSPPVAVAQPKGAMMFGVRMYEERPGELVKRRRREPSPEVNGLSAAPTVAPPLPSPAATITTTTTMEAPARKQGRPGLKGRLHPRFGKCYTCDCCGFVFSCEKLLNEHALTCNSRRAPAPPEGPEREGEPVKAGPSGRPGSAEPPLASPEENGTGSGRPPVKTEPDDTAAVDLHDITVVQVADDGELASDDDEEKALAFEGAGGLRGGRGHRPSEGHPNWAAEEDEEEDDDEEEEEEEEGRTLKLEPQEGRGSPLGPACELCGVALPESERAGHYVAHHVDSVCACGKCGRLLVKGGRLQEHAERCLGGHDALYPWQASSGQPVPPSTPAPPGDSPPGPQLARFTCQVCGGSFKQRYQLQEHMYRHVGRHFQCSQCARAFDQEKLWVEHISRCMFGQAPRETPSERVDRRKHVCNLCGKAFYQRCHLREHFTTHTKEKEFACQICGKEFLRERLLRLHLDMHRGDARYVCPRCGQGSYRKHDHLRHMVSHLVGREVICEVCFQVFEDGELLERHTDVHLHTCTLCGDKFKLKKDLTMHHLTSHTKKL is encoded by the coding sequence ATGCCAAGGCTGAGTCACAGTGAGTACGTTCTCCAGCAGCTGAACAACCAGAGGGAGTGGGGATTCCTGTGTGACTGCTGCATCATCATTAATGACATCTACTTCCGAGCTCACCGTGCCGTGCTGACTGCCTGCAGCTCCTACTTCCGAATGATGTTCATCAGCCAGCAGCTGACGGGGAACCTGAGCCTCAGTAATGTCAACATCAGCGCCGAGTGCTTCGACCTCATCCTGCAGATCATGTACCTGGGGAAGCTGGTCGGGGTCCCCTCGGACTTTGAGGAGCTGCGATCCGCCATGACCTTCCTGCAGCTCTACTACGTGCCCAAGAGCCTGGACGAACTGCAGCAGAACGACGGCAAGGCCGCCCCGTCCCCCCCAGTGGCTGTGGCCCAGCCGAAAGGCGCCATGATGTTCGGGGTACGGATGTACGAGGAGCGGCCGGGGGAGCTGGTCAAGAGGAGGCGGCGGGAACCGAGCCCCGAGGTTAACGGCCTCAGCGCTGCCCCCACAGTTGCGCCGCCGCTGCCGTCCCCCGCcgccaccatcaccaccaccaccaccatggAGGCCCCGGCCCGGAAGCAGGGTCGCCCGGGCCTAAAGGGCAGGCTTCACCCCCGCTTCGGCAAGTGCTACACGTGCGACTGCTGCGGCTTCGTCTTCAGTTGCGAGAAGCTGCTCAATGAGCATGCGCTGACCTGCAACAGCCGGCGTGCGCCTGCGCCCCCTGAGGGGCCGGAGCGCGAGGGTGAACCCGTTAAGGCGGGACCCAGCGGGCGGCCCGGCTCTGCGGAGCCGCCATTGGCGTCGCCTGAGGAGAACGGCACGGGGAGCGGCCGCCCGCCGGTGAAGACGGAGCCCGACGACACGGCGGCCGTCGACCTGCACGATATCACCGTGGTGCAGGTGGCGGACGACGGCGAGCTCGCCTCGGACGACGACGAGGAGAAGGCGCTGGCCTTCGAGGGGGCCGGCGGACTCCGCGGCGGCAGGGGGCACCGGCCGTCGGAGGGTCACCCCAACTGGGCCGCGGAAGAGGACGAGGAGGAGGACGACgatgaggaggaagaggaggaggaggaagggcgCACCTTGAAGCTGGAGCCGCAAGAGGGACGAGGCAGCCCGCTGGGGCCAGCCTGTGAGCTCTGCGGAGTGGCACTGCCTGAGAGTGAGCGCGCCGGCCATTATGTGGCCCACCACGTGGACAGCGTGTGCGCATGCGGCAAGTGTGGCCGCCTCCTGGTGAAGGGTGGCCGCTTGCAGGAGCACGCTGAGCGCTGCCTGGGCGGCCACGACGCCCTGTACCCCTGGCAGGCCAGCAGCGGGCAGCCCGTTCCCCCATCAACCCCGGCACCCCCGGGAGACTCGCCGCCGGGCCCTCAGCTGGCCAGGTTCACCTGCCAGGTGTGCGGGGGCAGCTTCAAACAGCGGTACCAGCTGCAGGAGCACATGTACCGCCACGTCGGCCGCCACTTCCAGTGCTCGCAGTGCGCCCGGGCCTTCGACCAGGAGAAGCTGTGGGTGGAGCACATTTCCCGCTGCATGTTTGGCCAGGCGCCCCGCGAAACCCCGTCCGAGAGGGTGGACCGGCGGAAGCATGTGTGTAACCTCTGCGGCAAGGCCTTTTACCAGCGGTGCCACCTGCGAGAGCACTTCACCACCCACACCAAGGAGAAGGAGTTTGCCTGCCAGATCTGCGGCAAGGAGTTCCTGCGGGAACGCCTGCTCCGACTGCATTTGGACATGCACCGGGGAGATGCCCGTTACGTCTGCCCCAGGTGTGGCCAGGGCAGCTACCGCAAGCATGACCACCTGCGCCACATGGTGTCTCATCTGGTGGGCCGAGAGGTCATCTGTGAGGTCTGCTTCCAGGTGTTTGAGGATGGGGAGCTGCTGGAACGTCATACTGACGTCCACCTTCACACCTGCACCTTGTGTGGGGACAAGTTCAAATTGAAGAAGGACCTCACTATGCACCATCTAACCAGCCACACCAAGAAGCTGTGA